In Thermococcus stetteri, a genomic segment contains:
- a CDS encoding FeoA domain-containing protein, which produces MRKLGITEGKEVIVKGHDAEKTFRFRIDGREVILGDGEAAKILMRSGEGLIQANFLKGKGIMEKVIGGRGVKERLGDVEGKGIKLVSVEERKAHEERGGFVIVRVNGREVVLGRGLAEKVWVR; this is translated from the coding sequence CTGAGGAAACTTGGGATAACCGAGGGGAAAGAGGTCATTGTGAAGGGACACGACGCGGAGAAGACCTTCAGGTTCAGGATAGACGGAAGGGAAGTCATCCTCGGCGACGGAGAAGCGGCCAAAATCCTCATGAGGAGTGGAGAAGGACTAATCCAGGCCAACTTCCTGAAAGGCAAGGGGATCATGGAGAAGGTGATTGGAGGAAGGGGAGTCAAGGAGAGGCTTGGAGACGTGGAGGGAAAGGGAATAAAGCTGGTCTCCGTGGAAGAGAGAAAAGCACACGAAGAGAGGGGAGGATTCGTCATCGTGAGGGTGAACGGTAGGGAGGTAGTCCTCGGAAGGGGACTCGCGGAGAAGGTGTGGGTTAGGTGA
- a CDS encoding NifB/NifX family molybdenum-iron cluster-binding protein, whose translation MRIVVPTNGGGREDTVAPVFARAPAFYIADVDENGNIVSEKVIQNGAAMAGGGAGPMAVQTLINEGVEAVIAPQVGPNALGAMQAAGIKLYQVAPGTPVEEAIRSVVSGGAGQFTAPAPQAPVAPAYGPYPAAPAYPPAYSPYPAYGFGPGWGRGWGRGRGMGRGWGRGGRGWGARLGYCPWTGQPSRRALRWWYGWW comes from the coding sequence ATGAGGATCGTGGTTCCAACCAACGGTGGAGGTAGAGAAGACACCGTAGCCCCCGTCTTTGCGAGGGCTCCCGCCTTTTACATAGCGGACGTTGACGAAAACGGCAACATCGTCAGCGAAAAGGTCATCCAGAACGGTGCCGCAATGGCCGGCGGAGGAGCCGGTCCAATGGCAGTGCAGACCCTCATCAACGAGGGCGTTGAGGCGGTGATAGCCCCCCAGGTCGGCCCGAACGCCCTCGGGGCAATGCAGGCCGCAGGCATAAAGCTCTACCAGGTCGCCCCGGGAACCCCCGTCGAGGAAGCCATAAGGAGCGTCGTCAGCGGTGGAGCGGGTCAGTTCACGGCACCGGCTCCACAGGCTCCGGTCGCTCCAGCCTACGGCCCATACCCTGCCGCACCGGCCTACCCACCGGCGTACTCCCCGTACCCCGCCTACGGTTTCGGCCCCGGTTGGGGAAGGGGCTGGGGCAGAGGACGTGGAATGGGCCGTGGATGGGGCAGAGGAGGAAGAGGCTGGGGAGCAAGGCTCGGCTACTGCCCCTGGACCGGCCAGCCCAGCAGGAGAGCTCTCCGCTGGTGGTACGGCTGGTGGTGA
- a CDS encoding MBL fold metallo-hydrolase, giving the protein MKLVVLNDNVPAKGLMNEWGWSVLVEGKKRFLFDADTNPLVLAHNSKALGVSLRDLDFAFLSHWHYDHYGGLPYIAELNPGLRLYAPPGNRAMALRWGFDIVEVFKAGEIADGIWTSGPLDDFEQALGMETSSGLVVIVGCSHPGVDRLTKALLNVSGYENAHLVIGGFHGPSRRTLDRLAEMADFIAPAHCSGDFAKAYVRKTYPEKFISVKTGSIIEL; this is encoded by the coding sequence ATGAAGCTGGTTGTTTTGAACGACAACGTTCCAGCTAAGGGACTGATGAACGAATGGGGCTGGAGCGTCCTCGTTGAGGGTAAAAAGCGCTTCCTCTTCGACGCCGACACGAACCCGCTCGTCTTAGCCCACAACTCAAAGGCCCTTGGAGTTTCGCTAAGAGACCTCGACTTCGCCTTCCTGAGCCACTGGCACTACGACCACTACGGCGGCCTTCCCTATATAGCGGAGCTGAACCCTGGGCTTAGACTCTACGCTCCACCCGGAAACCGGGCGATGGCCCTCAGGTGGGGCTTTGACATAGTCGAGGTCTTCAAAGCTGGAGAAATCGCCGACGGGATATGGACTTCAGGACCTCTGGATGACTTCGAGCAGGCCCTTGGGATGGAGACATCATCGGGCCTCGTCGTCATCGTTGGCTGTTCCCATCCGGGTGTTGACAGGCTCACGAAGGCCCTCCTGAATGTTTCAGGCTATGAGAATGCCCACCTCGTCATCGGGGGCTTCCACGGGCCTTCAAGGAGAACCCTCGACAGATTGGCGGAGATGGCCGACTTCATAGCGCCTGCCCACTGCTCCGGAGATTTCGCGAAGGCCTACGTGAGGAAAACCTATCCCGAGAAGTTCATCTCTGTGAAAACTGGGAGCATCATCGAGCTTTGA
- a CDS encoding ABC transporter ATP-binding protein: MAAEEAIVAKNLVKRYGDFEAVRGISFTVKRGEAFALLGPNGAGKTTTVRMLTTLTSITSGEAYVNGYDVKSESLMVRRSIGLVPDISNLYEELTVEENLAFTASLYDAPRENVGRLIKEFNLPAKKKFGKLSSGFKRRVTIAAALVHEPEILFLDEPTNGLDVHSAKALRALIRELNKRGMTIFLTTHNMIEAETIPQRVAIMNRGKIIAEGTRTELPKLIGKRTRVRLQVEPLSNKLLDALSAYGPTFDEGDIVITVSDSDAFMAELCRLRGELGFKILKVSTEAPSIEEVFIELTTEVPKGGACGCGGCPL, from the coding sequence ATGGCTGCAGAAGAGGCAATAGTGGCGAAAAACCTCGTGAAGAGGTACGGCGACTTTGAAGCCGTCAGGGGGATAAGCTTCACGGTTAAGCGCGGAGAGGCGTTCGCCCTTCTCGGCCCGAACGGAGCTGGAAAGACGACGACAGTAAGGATGCTCACCACGCTCACCAGCATAACCTCGGGAGAGGCCTACGTCAACGGCTACGACGTGAAGAGCGAAAGCCTAATGGTGAGGCGCTCGATAGGCCTCGTTCCAGATATTTCGAACCTCTACGAGGAGCTAACCGTCGAGGAGAATCTGGCATTCACGGCGAGCCTCTACGACGCTCCAAGGGAGAACGTTGGCAGACTAATCAAGGAGTTCAACCTTCCAGCCAAGAAAAAGTTCGGGAAGCTCAGCTCGGGCTTCAAGAGGAGGGTAACGATAGCGGCCGCCTTAGTCCACGAGCCGGAGATACTCTTTTTAGACGAGCCGACCAACGGCCTCGACGTCCACTCCGCCAAGGCCCTTAGGGCACTCATAAGGGAGCTGAACAAGAGGGGCATGACTATTTTCCTCACAACGCACAACATGATCGAGGCCGAGACGATACCGCAGAGAGTCGCGATAATGAACAGGGGGAAGATAATCGCCGAGGGGACGCGGACGGAGCTTCCGAAGCTCATTGGAAAGAGGACGAGAGTCAGGCTTCAGGTCGAGCCGCTCTCCAACAAGCTCCTCGATGCCCTCTCAGCTTACGGCCCGACCTTTGACGAGGGAGATATCGTGATAACGGTTTCAGATTCCGACGCCTTCATGGCAGAGCTGTGCAGGCTCCGGGGAGAGCTTGGCTTTAAGATTCTCAAGGTCTCGACTGAGGCGCCTAGCATAGAGGAAGTCTTCATAGAGCTGACGACAGAGGTTCCAAAAGGCGGAGCGTGTGGCTGTGGGGGGTGCCCGCTTTGA
- a CDS encoding ferrous iron transporter B, translating into MTGPSGYLGSEALENGELLAKSWVASLGHALQPLFAPMGWDWRAAMALFFGFIAKEIVVGTIGVLYGVGDNEQAISQAIAASGAFNPVTAYAFMAFSLIYVPCLATIAVIKQEAGWKWALFAVAYELILAYIVALLIVAVGGVLL; encoded by the coding sequence GTGACTGGACCCAGTGGATACCTCGGCTCAGAGGCTCTTGAGAACGGAGAACTGCTCGCAAAGTCCTGGGTGGCTTCTCTCGGACACGCCCTACAGCCGCTCTTCGCGCCGATGGGCTGGGACTGGAGGGCCGCGATGGCGTTGTTCTTCGGCTTCATAGCCAAGGAGATCGTGGTTGGGACAATTGGAGTACTCTACGGCGTTGGGGACAATGAGCAAGCGATCTCGCAGGCAATAGCAGCGAGCGGGGCGTTTAATCCAGTAACTGCCTACGCATTCATGGCCTTCTCGCTGATATACGTGCCATGTCTTGCCACTATAGCAGTCATAAAGCAAGAAGCTGGATGGAAGTGGGCGCTCTTTGCGGTGGCCTACGAGCTGATCTTGGCGTACATAGTGGCCCTGCTCATAGTCGCGGTGGGGGGTGTGCTCCTATGA
- a CDS encoding FeoA family protein has product MRTSFIPLTEARGKVKVVRIDGGDEVLEELREYSIGVGTTVEVVGMERLHKHSGPLVLEVDGREVLIPRGIAERISASGKRLLDVEEGKVVIEGLELNEDVV; this is encoded by the coding sequence GTGAGAACGAGCTTTATACCTCTAACCGAGGCCCGAGGAAAAGTCAAGGTCGTTAGGATAGACGGGGGAGACGAAGTTCTGGAAGAGCTGAGGGAGTACTCCATCGGAGTCGGAACAACGGTGGAGGTCGTTGGGATGGAGAGGCTCCACAAGCACTCCGGACCGCTCGTTTTGGAAGTTGACGGCAGAGAGGTTCTGATACCGAGGGGAATAGCCGAGAGGATCAGTGCTAGCGGGAAGAGGCTGCTCGACGTGGAAGAGGGAAAGGTCGTAATAGAGGGACTGGAGCTGAACGAGGACGTGGTGTAA
- a CDS encoding nucleoside recognition domain-containing protein produces the protein MEEVIKEVEARLGDTGKLSKRGVAVKLVENDPVAMELFGFEDLDEIRERHRKEHPNIETDIMVTRAGYASLIAREVQRIVSHDWRLNWLDNLIINNPAGSVIFTLAVFTGIFAALLYIGGWFQDVLGDWFDSLLDSLSPWLQSQNYLVKLLVKNSLTGLAAGISVAVPYIFIFYFILAFLEDSGVLARFIVVLNKLMGKLGLPGKAVIPIMLGFGCTVPAIRATRVLPEFRDRLKVAILYMTVPCSSRSSIIFGVVGHYAGAAYAIGIYVASFVVFVITAKLLNVVIPPERIPMVEELPPYRRPLLKNIALKAWIRMQDFVYIVIPLLIAGGMAYGALLHVNLVQPLIDPFRPLTVGWLHIPAETIIPMIYGFLQKDLVPAMLANVLGTTNFSAVMSSVQLFTFGLASTFQIPCIIAFSMLAKEFGLKRALIIEVSAFAYGMLWAGIIGRIVALALGMPF, from the coding sequence ATCGAGGAGGTTATCAAAGAGGTCGAGGCGAGACTCGGCGATACAGGGAAGCTCTCGAAGCGCGGGGTTGCTGTGAAGCTGGTCGAAAACGACCCGGTTGCCATGGAGCTCTTTGGCTTTGAGGACCTTGACGAAATCAGGGAGAGGCACAGGAAGGAGCACCCTAACATAGAGACCGACATAATGGTTACCCGCGCCGGGTATGCAAGCCTGATAGCGAGGGAAGTTCAGAGGATAGTCTCCCATGACTGGCGCCTGAACTGGCTGGACAACCTCATAATAAACAACCCTGCCGGAAGTGTAATCTTCACGCTCGCAGTCTTCACGGGAATCTTCGCTGCTTTGCTCTACATTGGTGGCTGGTTTCAGGATGTGCTCGGAGACTGGTTCGACTCCCTGCTGGATTCGCTCTCGCCCTGGCTCCAGAGTCAGAACTACCTCGTTAAACTCCTCGTCAAGAACAGCCTAACAGGACTTGCCGCGGGAATAAGCGTCGCCGTGCCGTACATATTCATCTTCTACTTCATCCTCGCGTTCCTCGAGGACAGCGGAGTACTCGCGAGGTTTATCGTGGTTCTCAACAAGCTCATGGGCAAGCTCGGTCTTCCGGGGAAGGCTGTCATACCCATAATGCTCGGGTTCGGTTGCACCGTCCCGGCGATAAGGGCAACGAGGGTTCTGCCGGAGTTCAGGGACAGACTCAAGGTTGCAATCCTCTACATGACCGTCCCCTGTTCCTCCCGTTCGAGCATTATCTTCGGCGTCGTTGGGCACTATGCAGGAGCGGCCTACGCGATAGGTATCTACGTTGCTTCCTTCGTTGTCTTCGTCATAACTGCCAAGCTCCTAAACGTCGTCATACCTCCAGAGAGGATTCCGATGGTGGAGGAGCTACCACCGTACAGAAGGCCTCTGCTCAAGAATATCGCCCTAAAGGCCTGGATAAGGATGCAGGACTTCGTTTACATAGTTATCCCCCTGCTCATAGCGGGAGGAATGGCCTACGGTGCGCTCCTCCACGTGAACCTCGTCCAGCCGTTGATAGACCCGTTCAGGCCGCTGACCGTTGGCTGGCTTCACATTCCAGCGGAGACGATAATCCCTATGATATACGGCTTCCTCCAGAAAGATCTCGTCCCGGCGATGCTCGCCAACGTCCTCGGAACGACGAACTTCTCGGCGGTCATGAGCAGCGTTCAGCTCTTCACCTTTGGTCTGGCCTCGACCTTTCAGATTCCGTGCATCATAGCCTTCTCGATGCTGGCAAAAGAGTTCGGACTCAAGAGGGCACTGATAATCGAAGTGAGTGCCTTTGCCTACGGGATGCTGTGGGCTGGAATAATCGGGAGGATAGTTGCTCTGGCATTAGGAATGCCTTTCTGA
- a CDS encoding ABC transporter permease — MPALKVFTIARKELREYVLKPGSISWGVVFPIVFTLAFIVRFGDIDHLAPGLVSISIVFGTTSFVSSSVIFERRFRTFERLLVAPVSYLEITLAKILVGSIFGLFVALVSLGLVSHFMVYPIWNVPMVVGYSFLGGLAFSGLALYISLVVENPISAMTWLNLLRLPMMFTSGAVASLLLFPRWFLIVGYLTPMTYLVEGLRFSMLKYAEVAHPIYSALVLVFLTFLFTYLSIERLKSLY, encoded by the coding sequence GTGCCCGCTTTGAAGGTTTTCACGATAGCGAGAAAGGAACTGAGGGAGTACGTCCTCAAGCCAGGTTCAATAAGCTGGGGCGTCGTGTTTCCGATCGTATTCACGTTAGCTTTCATCGTCCGCTTCGGGGACATAGACCACCTTGCCCCCGGACTGGTTTCGATCTCGATAGTCTTTGGCACGACCTCCTTCGTCTCGTCCTCCGTGATCTTCGAGAGAAGGTTCAGAACCTTTGAGAGACTCCTCGTTGCCCCGGTGAGCTACCTTGAGATAACCCTTGCCAAGATCCTCGTGGGTTCCATCTTCGGCCTGTTCGTCGCATTAGTCAGCCTCGGGCTGGTGTCCCATTTCATGGTTTATCCGATCTGGAACGTGCCAATGGTCGTGGGCTACTCCTTCCTCGGCGGGCTGGCCTTTTCCGGATTGGCCCTCTACATATCGCTCGTCGTGGAAAACCCGATAAGTGCCATGACCTGGCTAAACCTTCTGAGGCTTCCGATGATGTTCACGAGCGGTGCAGTAGCCTCCCTCCTCCTCTTCCCGCGCTGGTTCCTGATAGTTGGCTACCTGACGCCTATGACGTACCTCGTCGAGGGGCTCCGCTTTTCGATGCTGAAATACGCTGAGGTTGCCCACCCGATCTATTCGGCGCTGGTTCTGGTGTTCCTAACGTTCCTCTTCACGTACCTCTCGATCGAGCGGCTCAAGAGCCTGTACTGA
- a CDS encoding FeoB small GTPase domain-containing protein: MVLQLGEEYIFLDTPGAYSLSPSSEEEKVTDRMVLEGDYDFVVQVVDATSLERSLIMTLQLAELGVPMILALNF; this comes from the coding sequence ATGGTTCTCCAGTTGGGCGAGGAGTACATCTTTCTCGACACTCCCGGAGCCTATAGCCTCTCGCCTTCGAGCGAGGAGGAGAAGGTAACAGATAGGATGGTTCTCGAAGGCGACTACGACTTCGTCGTCCAGGTTGTTGATGCTACCTCCCTCGAGAGGAGCCTAATAATGACTCTCCAGCTGGCCGAGCTGGGCGTTCCGATGATTTTAGCCCTCAACTTCTGA